gttccccttggtgcctagttatgcatattgtgatttgagaccaatcagaaaacaacatggccgacaggcagccatcttggattttgacaattgaagtttgttattactatttctgagaaagtactgaatggatctttctgaaatttcatatgtaggtgcctagttatgcatattgcgttttgagaccaatcggaaaacaacatggccgacaggcagccatcttggattttgacaattgaagtttgttatcgctatttctgagaatgtactgaatggatctttctgaaatttcatatgtaggtttcccttggtgccttgttatgcatattgcgttttgagaccaatatgaaaacaacatggccgacaggcagccatcttggtttattggcaattgaagtttgttatcactatttctgagaaagtatttaagggatctttctcaaattgcatatgtaagtttctcttggtgcctagttatgcatattgcattttgagaccaatctgaaaataacatggccgacaggcagccatcttggattttgacaattgaagtttgttatctctatttgtcaaagtactgaatggatctttctcaaatttcataagtaggttccccttggtcccttgtattgcatttttggaccagtctgtcctgaaagCAACCTGgaaaacaaacagccattatcgttaaatctaaaatttcttatatagctaggattcccttgtttgaaaagtactggagggatgtctcaatttgcacagattagtaaaatgaagggaaaattagagaaaagatcaatctgacatggaacctatgaagatcattcaatggtgggcgccaagatccctctgggatctcttgtttgatAAAGTGCccagtgtgacctttgaccttttaagCTTGAAGGATGACCCACCAAAAAGCAACCTTTACCTTAGGAACTTTTTAAACCCTTATTGCACATCTGCATATcacagtataacatattgtaaattTCAGAAGGTTAAGCCCTCATTAACTACCATAGACAATGCAGTTTTTACAGTATACTCTTGGTTCtattttagtaacagtgaccttgacattacaAGCTTTTAAAACACCTACTGCACATCCTAACAACAGAGTGTAACACCATGTGATCATGAAGTTCCAGAAAGATTTCTGGAAATGAATCTGCTGATGGATAGACAGAAGGACAAACATTGATGGACATGacaattacaaaatgtactagAGAGCACCCACAATGCAAAGATAAGAAATGCCAATTTTATCTGACAGTTTATGTTTGGATAGGAGAGGGGAAGAGTGGGAACCAACCTCTGAGCCAGTGGGCTTCTTCAAGACGACTTAATAACAACATTTTCATCCTAAAGGAAATGCTAGTAATTCCTCAGAACAAACAAATGTAAGTCCCGAGCACTATTTATACAAGATTTTAATGACAGCATCAGCCTTGTAAATTGAATTCATTCCTAAACACCAACGTACATCACAATACATGATCTACTGTACTAACAACATATAAAAATACACCACGACCATGTAAAACATCCAGGATGTTGTAAATGGCCAAAACAAATCATAAAAACAAATCCaacacagtacatgtatattaatatatattctaatttTGTACTTCATGATcgtagaaaataaatataaaatgatacGTAAGCACGAGAAACATCCAGTTAGTCTCGTTTAAATAGATGACggacaaataattaaaatattcttttaCAAAGACGGAAAAGATTTAAGGTTATACTTAATAGCCTACAACAGCGGTCCTGATTATCACTCTGTGAAAACCTGCAACATTGTTAAAGTACTTAAACATGATGTTGGTTGTTCAGTCCATTAACATATTAACCTGGAATTTAcaactaactacatgtattaaaaccACTGTGAACATAACTATAGCATCATAAAACAATATTCTGAGATCCCTTTCTCAGTCAAACATCCATCAGATATAATCGCATCATAATGTTCTTcataaatatcagtttacttaaaattaaataatgGTGATGTTCTATATCATATTGTTAATCTGATTTCTGATCACAGTACTGCCAGTCTCTATTCCGATCATTAGAGATCTGAGCGTTCTGATCACGTTACTGCCAGTCTGTATATTCCAATCATTAGAGATATAAATGTTCTGATCACAGTACCATCAGACTCTATTCCGATCACTTAGTGTTTTGAGTGTTCTGATCACAGTACTGCCAGTCTGTATTCTGATCATTAGAGATCTGAATGTTCTGATCACAGTACTGCCAGTCTGTATTCCGATCATTAGAGATATAAATGTTCTGATCACGTTACTGCCAGTCTCTATATTCCAATCATTAGAGATATAAATGTTCTGATCACAGTACCATCAGACTCTATTCCGATCACTTAGTGTTTTGAATGTTCTGATCACAGTACTGCCAGTCTGTATTCTGATCACTAGAGATATGAATGTTCTGATCACAGTACTATCAGACTCTATTCAGAGTGTTTTGAATGTTCTCATCACAGTACTAGTACTATCAGACTCTATTCTGATCACTTTGAGATCTGAATGTTCTGATCACAGTACTGCCAGTCTCTATTTCGAGTGTTTTGAATGTTCTGATCACAGTACTATCAGACTCTATTCAGAGTGTTTTGAATGTTCTGATCACAGTACTGCCAGTCTCTATTTCGATCACTAGAGATATAAATGTTCTGATCATAATCTCTGTGAACAATTCAGATCATTATCTGTAGCTGGCAAGTAAAGTAACTATAAATACAACTAGTCGTTTAGTGAACTCAATGATTCTAGCATCTGTCCTGGTATATTTAGTAAAAGCAATCAAGTCTTTTGTTTCTTTAACGGGTAGTCCTGACGTAGGGCTCGTCTCTTTAAACAGGCCTTGGTCTTGTCCGAGTCCTCCTTATTGCTTGATCTGATGATAAAGCTACTTCCTGGGAAATCCCTCGGTGAGGATGAACTCTCACCCTCGCCTTTCATCTTGGACAGCTCTGTATACACATCTGAGAACTTCTGATCGTATTCAAGAATTTTCTTGCTTAAATCACTGATCTTTTTATCGTGTTCCTTAATAAGTTCCACATGTTCAGATATCACTTTGGCTTGGGTTTGAATTTTCCTGTTTTGTTCAGAAATACGTTTGCTCTGTTCTATATGACGATTTTTCCAGTCTACAAGTTCTTTTTTGCACTGTGTAATAGTGGAGGTATGAGATTTACATTGCATCTGAAGACGCAGGACTTCTTGTCGCAGAGGGTTGCCTCTCATTGGACTGGTTGCTAAAGCCATCATTGGCGATGTGGATGGACCtgaaaaatgacaaaaagttgagtttttttttacttcctaAAATTCTTATACATCTCCATAGAAGATCTTGGATGGAATTTGCCTATTCCGACATTTTGTTTCACACAGACCTAGATACATCAAATTCCAGGACTTTTTTTCTGTCTTCATGTTCAAGGGATTTTCCTatgaattttcagaaataatgatGAAATTGAAGTGAAATTTAGAGTTATGTAAAACAGTACAAAGTTTGATATATTGTCCCATTGATGATCATATTGACactgttgtgtttttttttatcaaaatcatattgacaatgttttatctatggttatactgacaatgttttATCTATGGTCATATTGACAATGTTGTCTTGATCATATTGACAATGTTGTATTTATGATCATATTGACAATGTTGTCTTGATCATATTGACAATGTTGTATTTATGATCATATTGACAATGTTGTCTTGATCATATTGACAATGTTGTATTTATGATCACATGATCATACTGACAAGTTTTATCTATGATCATATTGACAATGTTGTATTTATGATCATATGATCATACTGACAAGTTTTATCTATGATCATAAtgacaatgttgtatgtcataaTGACAATGTTATAGTTATGATTTTATTGACAAATTGTATTGATGATCATAATGACAATGTTGTATAAGTCATAATGAAGAAAATGAATGTATCTCAGTTTTGTTGCAACGCCGAAGATGAAATTTTCGTGGACATTTGTAGTAAAATAAGACTACCTTCACAAAAGACAAATTTCATGACTCTTAGGCATTTATGtcaaatataagatttttaagGCATGCCACTGGATTCCATAGGTTGAAAATCAAGGACTTTAAccatgttatactgtcattatGTTACAATCAACAGATTAAATTGATACAAATTGGTGGTGCAGTATGACATGATTTTATCAAAGAGAATGATGGAAACATTTGTCAACAGTACTGGGAATAATAATGGGTGGACAATGTGCCATTCATTCACACAAGTTTTACCTGCAATGCTATGTTGGGGTTCGGGACTAGCTGAACAGTGATCACCAAAGGGGAAGGGAAGTGTGACAGCTGGCAGCCGAGCTTTGAGGGCTGGAGAAATCTTCTCCTCAAAATGTTCCATGGCCATGGAGGATATGTCACGTAGCTCCTGGAGAAACTCGTGGGCGCGTGGAGGCTGGTCTGTTCTCTGTAGGGTAGCGAGAATCCTCCGCAGTTCGTCTAGTACCTACAGGTATGAAATatccatacaatatatatgtgtatataaaatatgtctCAGCCAATATGAAATTCAATATGAAATTGCATAAATCATTCCACACCTGTATAAGGTGTTAATGCATCATTTTAAGACACGTTTAACCAGAATAAAGTGCATGCTCATCAATCTTTAATAAGTTACCAATAGGAATTTTCATCTTTTTCATGTTGGCTGACATTGAGAATTGATGATCCTTCTTGTGTAGAAAACTTGAAAAGTGTATACCTGTGTAATTTGTGCACACTCATGGACATGTCTATatgtttatcatgtttattaGTACAAACCTGTCCTGGGATGGGCCCCATgtctatatagttattgtataatatatatttctctcggtacaacgttaactacgacaggaaattcaaatctatatcttcggatcaccaacacatagtgtatatgatacattgtgctaataaatagatatataacttagcaacacaaatgacgaaggaagacaactttttgactcgtgccctgaccggacCTCGAACTCAcaatctacggcacccaatcgcctagccagaaatacccgcagcttataccactgcgccacatcgaCGTTCTTAATAAAGaatgtttcaatggcgcagtgatggtcggcccgataccttgacatgatcattgtggaagtcgtctatataagatgatatgaatacctggatcgcaatgtatttacatacatggatacgaattgtacatattatatatatttctctcggtacaactacgacaggaaattcaaatctatatcttcggatcaccaacacatagtgtatatgatacattgtgctaataaatagatatataacttagcaacacaaatgacgaagaaagacaactttttgactcgtgccctgaccagACCTCGAACTcatgatctacggcacccaatcgcctagccagaaatatccgcagcttataccactgcgtcacatcggcgttcttaataaagaacgtttcaatggcacagtgatggtcggcccgatatcctgacatgatcattgtggaagtcgtctataagatgatatatttacattcctaatgtggtttgctgatatgaacataccaagtgaaaacaataaacatatgaccatgaatacactatgaaaaccgtatgaaaacattgtctcttgtgcaaatcacctgattaatcgggtcatattaatacgccatcaAAAAAAAGTCTGCCtttcaattatgaaaatattgtgtttttgttgcaatttgttcacataaaataaatatgatttgaattgaatgattgtatttaatattatttttactttaatacttctttctttttgttttatacaaaattaaacaaaaaagaccggaaaatgcAGAACGGCATTAAAACAATGGCttggtgcataggcgggatgtcccggctgttctaataatttgacGTTTCGTCgcatacatgacaaatttttctttttaatcaaatttctcgttttctcgatataaaatttttaaatcaagttttgtaaatatatgaattgaatagatttttttaattttcattgcggctatgaataccagtagctatagcaacatatcctccgaggcgcgctaccgcacgccacgggatatgtagctagctactggtattcatagccgcaatgaaaattaaacaaatctattcaatccatatatgaatacctggatcgcaatgtatttacatacatggatctgaattgtacatatattatatatatttctctcggtacaactacgtcgtatataatatatatatagtacataccTTTCCTGGAATAAAGCAGCAGAGCCCCATGTCTATATAGCGGGTATACGTCATGCCCAGCAAAGACAGACGTGTTTCTATGGCAGAGAGAATGTCTACATGACGAGCCAGAGGATGGTTTCGTCTCTCCGATTCTCTGCGTGGGAGCTGACTCTTTACTCTTTTCTGTATCTGAGTGTGTTGTTTATCAACCTTTGTAAAACCATGGTTCAGCAACTGCTGGCAGAGCTTGTTAATGGTCTGACACACCTGTGTGGAAACAGCCTTGGTTTAACTAAAGATTTATAATCATGCTCTTATTAATTATCAGTGTTGATCCAATGCTTTATTCAACCTCAAATGCATCCTTTAACTCAATGTTACTGAGGCTTCATAAAGTGCATGGCATTCAGGCCCTGTATTTGTGTTATGCAGTAATTAATGAcacatgttattattttactgAACAAGTCAGAACAACAACATGATAATGATGTTTGATTTCAAGCCAGAAAATACAAACTACAAACTAAAAACACATGGTATATTTTACCGGTATGCATCAATTGAAATATCATATACTTTTTATCTATGGCATTTCTCAGAGGTTGATTATATTATTTATCTCTTAAAAACACTATATATAACTATCAACCTTATAACCTCCAAACTCATGCCACAAGAAGAACAAGTTCTATATCCTATTCAATTCAgttattcattttaatttcttGCGAATTCATAAAACGCAAGCCCACTAGAATATGCATCTGCACCATGGCCACGACTTCAACAGCTGTTTATAATAAGTTAAATTCATTCTTGGTGCAGGACTACTTATCGAAGTTACTAGTATTGACAGTCTGTGTACCTAGTATTCCATGAAAATTTATACTTGGTAGGAGGCCTAGGGCTCCTATACCATTAATAGTTATTTAccttacattatataaatagctAATTCTACTATATATAGCTAACTTGGAGTCTGATGAACTTGATAGgtatctaattaaaataagtaaatatatagGAAACCTGGGTTTCGAAACTATAAATATACTTAATATACCATTACAGTACAAGTTAACTTTTgagtttttaattgtttaatattAGTTAAACTAACCAAACATCAGCCACCATTGTATAGGCCAGAAGTTTACTTAGTTTAATTAAATGTCAGATCAgccaattaaaacaaaattaactatgaataaaataaattattatcaagGGAACTGAACATACTCATTCGAGTAGACCCCGAAATAAGACTAGATATTCACACCGTTCTCATACTGTAGACACATACAGTATAGGCCTATATCTGCTACATCCTTTCTTCCCACATACACAACTTCCAACATACACAAATTTAAagcaataataataaaatcactGTAAATAACCCTCCGACACCTTTGcactgaaaaagaaaaatattcatcaaaatgGTGGCGTTTTCTAATAAAGAAGTAGAACGAAATCTGAGTTCTGAAGCTATGAATCATAAAAATGAACGTTGACACAGTTCCAGCTGACTCGGACAGGAAATTCAATCTACGTCGCCGATACTTACATTACGAGATTCGCTTATTTCGTTGTATGATAGATATGAAATGATGTTGTACAAAATTTCTTCTGGAAGCTCTAATAACGTGAGCGGCTTGTTAACAAGAAGAGGACTGCTTTCACCGTCTGAGCTACACTGAAACATCTGACAACTGGTGGAAGCCATGTTTAACATTACTAAAGGGAGGCCACTCTAAACTAAAATTTATATCCGGACAGACATCTACACAGAGTTATCGCTCTTCTCCTAGTGTCACCAATATCCCACACAGTAGGCCGATCACACCGAGTTTGAATGATATCACTGAATAGGGAATTCAAAGTATTTGGCACGAACTCCTAACCCATGATCCGTAAATATACCGATATTTAGAGATTATTATATGGCCGTTTGGATATCACACCCCTTAATTATCAGCATGAGGAATATAAAGACTCGAGTGTTAATAAGGGATGTGATATCGAAATGGTCATATTATAAGCTTTTTATCatagttttttctttctttccatATTTATGtgcaaacccccccccccacccccccccccccccccccccccccacccccctcacCCCCAACACCcccaacaccccccccccccccccccccccccccccccccccccccccccacgtTTCATTTTCCGGAacccagacccctcgccaaaaaaaaaaaattcgccTCGCgcgctcgcattaccactaaattactgccccccccccccccccccctttcaaattcctggatccgcgcctgggAAGATGTCATTGAACATGCCATTGAAAAACAAGAGGTTCAGCAATTGACTACAAGGAGAACCCTTCTCACAGCCCCTGAGATTGGGACCAGCTCTAGTCCGATGCTGTCTGTCTCTGAGTTAGCTGCTAATCAGCCTCACTGCAGTTTCATCCAGTCCAAAGACTTGCAACTTCTCCAGCAACAGATTATGAGAAAGGTAGTCAAAATCAAAGACAAGACAAGTCCATCAGAATGGCTGTAATAAAGCGGTTGTTGTCCGAGGTCTGACGCCAATCCTCAAGAGGTTTCAGAAAAGTAGACTGACACCCAAAGTCTCGTCTGAAAGCCGCTATGGATCGGGTCAAATATAGCCAATCTAAAAATGAACCTAACTGGTCATGTGAAATTCGTTTAAAGACCTTAGACATGGTAGGAAGGATACGGACTGGACGATAATTTTCTTTACAAAGTGGGTCATGCTTCTTAAAAATTCGGAATGATTTGTGCCTGTTTCAGTTGATCAGGAAACCTACTTTCTGAAATACAACtatagtaaatatgtacacGAGTTCCAACATTTCACAGCATTTATCTAATGTGATTTTAATACCGTTTGTAGTTTTTTGTACTTTGTGTCTATTTCACGTAAATTACTCCAAATAACAACGGTTCTATATCCGAAGGAATAAGTTATAACATCCATGTTTTTTGTGTCGGTTTCCCCCCAAATTTTTACATATGTTGTCTCCGACTCCTTCTTGTATTTACAAATGAgtatgtatgtaaaaaaaactcCTTGAATTGTTTTGAAGTTTTCATGATATAAATGGGAACAGCTATCTAAAAACCTTTTTTGTCGGTTTTGCGTGAATCTCGTTCATTATAAGATTTCTCATAAGTTTTCCTTTACGACAGAAAATTAATTGAGATATCTTAAATGCTTTTTAATAATAAGGTTTCTCATAAAATAAATGACATAtcttacaaagaaaaaaaatgatgaaatattttgatacacAAGAGGATTCATGTACGATATTTGATACCTTTATATTTCTATGTTATATCTTTTAAGGAAGTGGCAAACCACAACCACAAGACCGTGCACTGGGGCCTACGTTGTTTGTTCTGCACATTAATGACCTTCAATGACCTGTCACATGTCGTCTATGCCAACGCCCTACTGTTTGCCAACGATATAAAACTGTATAAAACGACAGGGTAAATGGAGattttctgtttacattacaACAGTAGCGTTATCAGAGGAAACGGAAGAGAAAGTCCGTGGAATAATTGTCGATAATAAATTAATCTTTAGAAATCATCTACAAGCAGTCGTAAACAAAGCAAACCGAATACATGTACTTGGAGCTATACGAAGATCATAGATAACtcttagataaaaaaaatctgcttACTGTATACGGCTTTAGTTCGACCCCATTTGGAGTATGGACCAAACATATGGAaaccatacaaacaacaggACATTATCTGTTAGAAAAAAGTTCAACGGTGAGCTATGCAATTACTACCATGATTGAAAGATCTTTCGTACGAAGAACGATTGCGTCGCCTTAAACTCCTGTCGTTACTATACCGACGTAACAGGGGCGACATGATTGAAGTTCTCAAAATAATGAAAGGAGGCTATGAGTCAACAGGATCTTGCAGATTTTTGCCAGTAAAGCAAGAGAGAAGGGCCCAGAGACATTCACTCAGCCTAGATAAATAAAGAAGTAGACAGGAATGGAGGAAATTAAAGAATTGTGGACAGGTGGAACTCTTTACCAGAAAATGTAGTTCAAGCCCCAAATTTATTCAGTTGCGAAAACCGCCTGGACAAATtttggagtaacgtcacaacataaacattaatataattgttttaatattatatgGACTACGATATGAATATAGAGGCAATTATGCCTACGTTTAGAATATACTAAGTTATACTATGGTAGAATATCTTATATACggtataagatatcttacatcATTTGGTTAAGTTCTGGATCTACATTGCTCCATTAATGAATGACAACTTAGCTTGCAATTACATTCCAAAGCTTTCAATTCTTGGTGCaaatcattataaatatatcctatatataatgtgtgtgtgtgcgaTTCCCTCACAATTACTTCTCTGCCTCTCAAGGCTAATTCAGACACCACCCCTACCAATAGGAGTAGTAACTGTGATTAATGTGAGAATGAGTTTCTCACAccaaagaaag
This DNA window, taken from Pecten maximus chromosome 3, xPecMax1.1, whole genome shotgun sequence, encodes the following:
- the LOC117323811 gene encoding F-box only protein 28-like, with the translated sequence MLNMASTSCQMFQCSSDGESSPLLVNKPLTLLELPEEILYNIISYLSYNEISESRNVCQTINKLCQQLLNHGFTKVDKQHTQIQKRVKSQLPRRESERRNHPLARHVDILSAIETRLSLLGMTYTRYIDMGLCCFIPGKVLDELRRILATLQRTDQPPRAHEFLQELRDISSMAMEHFEEKISPALKARLPAVTLPFPFGDHCSASPEPQHSIAGPSTSPMMALATSPMRGNPLRQEVLRLQMQCKSHTSTITQCKKELVDWKNRHIEQSKRISEQNRKIQTQAKVISEHVELIKEHDKKISDLSKKILEYDQKFSDVYTELSKMKGEGESSSSPRDFPGSSFIIRSSNKEDSDKTKACLKRRALRQDYPLKKQKT